The proteins below are encoded in one region of Candidatus Methylomirabilota bacterium:
- a CDS encoding peroxiredoxin yields MALRINSEAPNFTADSTQGRINFHEWIGNGWAILFSHPKNFTPVCTTELGYMAGLKPEFDKRNCKIIGLSVDSVPDHEKWSKDIEETQGHAVNYPLVGDPELKVAKAYDMLPEDSGTTAQGRTAADNATVRSVFVVGPDKKIKAMLTYPMSTGRNFDEVLRLLDSCQLTAKHKVATPVNWKQGEDVII; encoded by the coding sequence ATGGCGTTGAGAATCAACAGCGAAGCTCCCAACTTTACCGCGGACAGCACGCAAGGTCGCATCAATTTCCACGAATGGATCGGCAACGGCTGGGCCATTCTGTTCTCCCATCCGAAGAACTTCACCCCGGTCTGCACGACCGAGCTCGGGTACATGGCGGGGCTGAAGCCGGAATTCGACAAGCGCAACTGCAAGATCATCGGCCTCAGCGTGGATTCGGTCCCCGATCACGAGAAGTGGTCCAAGGACATCGAGGAGACGCAGGGACACGCCGTCAACTACCCGTTGGTCGGCGACCCTGAGCTGAAGGTGGCCAAGGCCTACGACATGCTGCCGGAGGATTCCGGCACCACCGCGCAGGGCCGCACCGCGGCCGACAACGCGACCGTGCGGTCGGTGTTCGTCGTCGGGCCGGACAAGAAGATCAAGGCGATGCTGACCTATCCGATGAGCACGGGCCGCAACTTCGACGAAGTGCTGCGGCTGCTGGATTCCTGCCAGCTGACGGCGAAGCACAAGGTGGCCACCCCCGTGAACTGGAAGCAGGGGGAGGACGTCATCATCG